The sequence acggatcccgaaaaccatccagaaatgatgccgaaagggttcccaaatgatcccgtattagtcgtgaaaaagtcccgaaatgaccccgacgggatcccggacggatcccgaaaaccatccagaaatgatgtcgaaatggttcccaaatgatcccgtattagtcgcgaaaaagtcccgaaatgaccccgacgggatcccggacggatcccgaaaaccatccagaaatgatgccggaagagcccccaaatgatcccgaaaaagtccccaaatgaccccgacgatatcccggacggatcccgaaaaccatccagaaatgatgccggaagagccctcaaatgatcccgaaaaagtccccatatgaccccgacgagatcccgcacggatcccgaaaaccatccagaaatgatgtcggaagggtccccaaatgatcgcgaaatagtcccgaaatgattccggaatagtcccgaaaatgttccaaaataaccccgacgtgatcccggacggatcccgtaaactatacagaaatgatcccggagggtcccaaaatgatcccgaaatagtcccgaaaaagtcccgaaattaccccggcgtaatcccggcccgatcccgaaaaccatccagaaatgatcccggaagggtctcgatatgacccttacgggattacaaataaggtgaagctaattataaaaccatgttaataaggcagcaggcgcattggagcgaataaaaagttagatagaaacatacaggtaaagctaataaaagcgtgctaataaaaacaattgatggagggcggatggcgggagtagaggagaggaccactgatcgttcctccaaaattgtctagatctcgttctgtatgtaccagataccaaaaactattgatttaggagaaaatttagattgagttataacaatttatggattttacaccagagggggagataaaggggggcgggcggagggtgtcactgcttactttgtaagccctcgacttatttgaccccttgagtctgtgatattggtgaaggccagtatacgtaaagttataatgtgtaaaaattatgaaaaataatttctcgaaggggtcgtgggacccccactcctctttccatgctcgaaaaaaatttcgctagtagactactgtctgtgtcccaaatttcatcaaaatccgtgtagccattctggcgtgattcagtcgcaaagacgaaaaaatataataattaaattataactgttcctagggggcaggGACAGGGGCgtggaaaaatatatagctagtagatccttctagactattggctatatgtgtgcaaaatttcatccaaatcggtccagccgttcttgcgatattgagtcacaaagacaaacgtctggacaaacatccaaacatccaaacatccaaacatcttaacatccaaactttcccatttataatataactagcctttacccgcggccccgtccgcaaggagaaatttaaatatatgggctattcgcgttagcctgcttattatctgtttaaaattttgttttctgtctaattcattttatttttgtaattgagtaaaaaaaagaactaaatgagctgataacctgataggagcccaaatgatcccgaaaaagctatgaaattacccccacgctatcgcggacggatcctgaaaaccatccagaaatgccccgaaagggtttccaaaagttccccgaatagtcccaaaaaaacccgaaatgacagcgacacgattctagacgtatccagagaaccacacagaaatgatccctgaaggtgttccaaaatgatcccgaaaaggttccgaaatgaccctgacgggctcccgggtggatctcaaaaaccatccagaaaatatccaggaagggtccctaaattatcccgacatactccagaaaaagttccgaaatggctcccaggggatccacgacggatcgcgaaaaccatacagaaatgattccggaaggataccaaaatggtcccgaaatagtccggaaatgacccagatgggatcccgcacagatccagaaatgatcccggaagggtgcaaaaactatctcggaaaagtaacaaaaaatccggaaatggctcctacggcatcccggacggatccagaaatgatctcgaaatttccccaaatgttcccaaaatggtcccgaaatgaccctgatggatccgtcaaaccatcaagaaattatgccgaaagggtcccaaaatgatcccgaaataatacagaaaaagtcacgaaacgacccctacaggatccccaaatgatcccgtattagccccgaaaaggtcccgaaataaccccggcgggatcccggacaaatcccgaaaaccatccagaaatgatgccggaagaaatcccaaatgattccgaaaaagtcccgcattgattccgacgggatcccgaacggataccgaaaatcatccagaagtgatgccagaaaggtcctcaaatgatcacctaatagtcccgaaattacccttaaggggtcatggacggattccataaaccatccagaaatgatcccgatatagtcccgaagaagtcccgaaatgaccctgacgggatctcgaacgcacccctaaatgaccccgaccggatcctgaaagccatctctaaattatcccgaaaaagtcccgaaatgaccctgactggaccccgaaaggatcccgaaaactttccagaaatgatgccggaaaggtcctcaaatgatctcctaatagttccgaaaagaccctgactggatcccgaacggatcccgacaactatctagaaatgatgtcgaaagggcccgcaaatgatcccgtattagtcgagaaaaagttccgaaatcaccccgacgggatgccgaacgaatcccaaaaaccatccagaaatgatgccggaagggacaccaaatgatcccgaaaaagtcccgcaattactccgacgggatcctgaacggataccgaaaaccatccagaagtgatgccggaaaggtcctcaaatgatcacctaatagtcccaaaatgaccctgacggcatcccggacgaatcctgaaaaccaatcttaaatgatgccgaaaaagtcccgaaatgaccctgatgggacacggaaaggatcccgaaaactaaccagaaatgatgccggaaaggtcctcaaatgatctcccaatagttccgaaaagaccctgacgggatcccgaacagatcccgacaactatccagaaattataccgaaagggcccgcaaatgatcccgtattagtcgagaaaaagtcccgaaatgaccccgacgggatgccggacgaatcccaaaaaccatccagaaatgatgtcggaagggaccccaatgatcccgaaaaagtcccgcaattattccgacgggatcctgaacggataccgaaaaccatccagaagtgatgccggaaaggtcctcaaatgcaaacctaatagccccaaaattaccctgacggcatcccggacaaatcccgaaatccatccagaaatgatcttgggaaggtcccaaaatgatcccgaaatagtctcggaaaagtccagaaattaccctgacgggttcccggacgaatcctgaaagacatccttaaatgatcccgaaaaaaccccgaaatgaccctgacgggatcccgaaaggattccgaaaactatccagaaatgatgccgaaagggtccgcaaatgatcccgtattagtcgagaaaaagtcccgaaataaccccgacgggatcccggacgaatcccaaaaaccatcgagaaatgatgccggtaggtatcccaaatgatcccgaaataatcccgaaacgacctcgtcggcatcccggacggataccgaaaattatccagaaatgatgccggaaaggtccacaaatgagccctaatatatccgaaattaccctgatgggatcccggacggatcccgaaaaccatccagaaatgatgccgaaggggttcccaattgatcccgtattagtcgcgaaaaagtcccgaaatgaccccgacggcatcccggacggatccctaaaaccatcgagaaatgatgccggaagagccccaaatgatcccgaaaaggtccccaaatgaccccgacgagatcccggacggataccgaaaaccatccagaaatgatgccggtaggtatcccaaatgatcccgaaatagtcccgaaatgaccccgtccggatcccggacggatcccgaaaactatccagaaatgatgtcgaaagggtccccaaatgatcccgcattagtcgagaaaaagtcccgaaatgaccccgacgggatcccggacggatcccgaaaaccatacagaaatgatgccggaagagcccccaaatgatcccgaaaaagtccccaaattaccccgacatactccagaaaaagttccgaaatggctacgagggaatcaacgacggatcgcgaaaaccatacagaaatgattccggaaggatcccaaaatgatcccgaaatagtcgggaaatgacccagatgggatcccgcacagatccagaaatgatcccggaaggatccccaaatgatcccaaaatggtcccgaaatgaccctgatggatccggcaaaccatcaagaaattataccgaaagggtccccaaatgatcccgaaataaaacagaaaaagtcacgaaacgacccctaggggatccccaaatgatcccgtattagccccgaaatagtcccaaaatgaccctgacgggatcccgaaaggattccgaaatcaatccagaaatgatgccggaaaggtcctcaaatgatcctctaatagtcgcgaaatgaccgtgacgggatcccgacaactatccagaaatgatgccgaaagggtccgcatatgatcccgtattagtcgagaaaaagtcccgaaatgaccacgacgggatcccggacgaatcccaaaaaccatccagaaatgatgccggtaggtatcccaaatgatcccgaaatggtcccaaatgacctcgtcggcatcccggacggatcccgaaaattatccagaaatgatgaaggaaaggttaccaaatgatcccctaatagtcccgaaattaccctgatgggatcccggacggatcccgaaaaccatccagaagtgatgccgaaagggttccaaaatgatcccgtattagtcgcgaaaaagtcccgaaattaccccgacgggatcccggacggatcccgaaaactatccagaaatgatgccgcaagagccccaaaatgatcccgaaaaagtcccgaaatgaccccgacgggatcccggacggatcccgaaaaccatccagaaatgatgccggaagagccccaaaatgaccccgaaaaagtccccaaatgaccccaccgagatcccggacggatcccgaaaaccatccagaaatggtgccggaagagcccccaaatgatcctgaaaaagtccccaaatgaccccgacgagatcccggacggatcccgcaaaccatccagaaatgatgccggaagagcccccaaatgatcccgaaaaagtccccaaatgaccccgacgagatcccggacggatcccgaaaaccatccagaaatgatgccgaatgatcccgtattagtcgcgaaaaagtcccgaaatgaccacgacgagatgccggacgaatcccgaggaccatccagaaatgatgtctaaagggacccaaaataaccccgaaaaagtcccgtaatgatcccggaaaccatcaagaatttatctctcgaaggtacgcaaatgatcccgaaagtaccccgacgggatcccggacggatcccgaaaaccatccagaaatgatgccggaagggtccccaaatgatcgcgaaatagtcccgaaatgattccggaatagtcccgaaaatgtcccaaaataaccacgacgggatcccggacggatcccgaaaactatacagaaatgatcccggaagggtcccaaaatgatcccgaaatagtcctgaaagagtcccgaaattaccccggcgtaatcccggaccgatcccgaaaaccatccagaaatgatcccggaagggtctcgatatgacccttacgggattacaaataaggtgaagctaattataaaaccatgttaataaggcagcaggcgcattggagcgaataaaaagttacatagaaacatacaggtaaagctaataaaagcgtgctaaaaaacaattgatggagggcggatggcgggagtagaggagatctgatccactgatcgttcctccaaaattgtctagatctcgttctgtatgtaccagataccaaaaactattgatttagaagaaaatttatattgagttataacaatttatagattttacaccagagggggtgataaagggggcttactttgtaagccatcgacttatttgaccccttgagtctgtgatattggtgaaggccagtatacgtaaagttataatgtgtaaaaattattgaaaaattatttctcgaaggggtcgtgggaccccacccctctttccatgttcgaaaaaaatttcgctagtagaccactgtctgtgtcccaaatttcatcaaaatccgtgtagccattctggcgtgattcagtcgcaaagacgaaaaaatataataattaaattataactgttcctagggggcggagaccacgccccttttgaaaaatatatagctagtagatccttctagaatattggctatatgtgtgcaaaatttcatccaaatcggaccagccgttcttgcgttattgagtcacaaagacaaacgtctggacaaacatccaaacatccaaacatccaaacatccaaacatccaaacatcttcacatccaaactttgccatttataatatatattagatattagatatataatatataataatattagattaataagagggtcaataaatagtccatttttgcttggtgaaattaagtttaacgttcatattaggccatctagacattttcaatcaatttttgtagctacatgcaggtcgaattatgaaatgcacgaacctcttcactgtttatgtcgtgattttaataaacactgtaaaaatttagacgtctgcgactcgtttcttggtattaaaaaataccttttaactacattaaatttgtaattcgaaatgaagcaaagaacgctaaaccgtgatatactgttcaaccctctgtttcaaatttgaagtaccagttacttgaaatttgtttgcaaaattgcgttgtgatcattatttttatatgtatgcaatcaaatttactctgtataaattctattctgtatatattttatctactattaatttgctttattgtcaatttcataaattattatttactagctccttcatgagtacattttaacacatttacaacattttatcttttgcttacttcgaagtttttaattgaaattgtcaagtgtttaattaaatactgtttaaatattactttaaaattgctgactgcttatgttgtttatatcgtgtattacatctgagatttaagtgtcggtgtatttggtctgtataattgtttaatttgtgaactgataaataaataaataaataaatatatatatatagagtttGTTTGGCGgaggtatttaatatatatatatatatacatatttcataTATGAGGAAATTCAGTTGGGTGAGGGAGTGAAAATGAGAAAGTACTTTACTTCTGAGTTGGAGGGAGAAGTAGAATAGGAATGGAAAGGAGATAAAGGGAATAAGGGAAGGGCGGTAATAAAAAGGGGAAATGGAAGAAatggccccagcgggttaggggacttagaatatacccgcggtaggtatgcctgtcgcaagaggcgaattgattcaaggggttgtctaGCGAAAACCTctcaaggagttgccagcgcaatatatagcctctccaacccaattgccaacctcttcctacccatggcgaatcctgtttcattaacagccgagactctggcgaccccgaactcctgataaATCTagggatggcctaaaaggttgCATGCGATCattccaaatcgttcccgagatagtcgcgCTACTaccttatcttgtttggttgattttccgacagggtggataaatacATCGCGCTACTACCTTTATGGAGCTTGTTACTGGAtcgtaccggatatgcatccggcaaagcaccatcaacatcgataacacccaaTGCGTTCGGGCAGtatcgttatcgctacaacaacaacaataacaggatAGTACAGATAGTGAAAGGGGGACGGGAGCACCACTtcaaatgtaggcaaaccaattttccgACGTCTGCCGAGTATGTtagtttaaaaatgaaatttaatttgGTTTAAAGCCCATGGGCTTATTATTATTTAGTTTTATTGCTTAAGTATCAAACATTGTTACTGTAACAAAATTAGCGAAAAGGGGATCAATAACAttgaaataatattaaatttccaAATTCCTGCCGACGATGACTTGCCAAAAAAACCTTTCTTTTTGGAAGAGTCTTGAGAAGTATCGTTTTGAAATGGATGCATGGATTTATCAGCCTGCTCTGATTGTTTCTAGAAGCCAATGAAAGATATGCTTTAGTTGGAACAAATATCAAATTAGGAAGCTTTAAAGCATAAGAAATTCTTACTTCTGCTTTTGATGCCTGAAATGTTTGGTATTTGGAGACAATTGTCGACGCAGTCTCTTTCAACTGTTCACCTTTTGTATTTTTAAAGTCCATCACTTTATCAACGAGTGATTGAAAAAATTTGGGGCGCTTCGTTGTTGTCTCTGTGTTCTCTGCTGGTTGTGGCCCTGATTGATTAGCTTGCTCTGAATGTTTCTAGATGCCAATGAAAGATATGTTTTAGTTGGAACAAATATCAAATTAGTAAGCTTAAAAGCGTGAGAAATACTTACTTCTGCTTTTGATGCCTGAAATGTTTGGTATTTGGAGACAATTTTCGACGCAGCCTCTTTCAACTGTTCACCTTTTGTATTTTTAAAGTCCATCACTTTATCAACGAGcgattgaaaaaattttggacgTTTCGTTGTTGTCTCCGTGTCTTCTGCTGGTTGTGGCAAGTGAGGTTCTTCAGCTGGTTTTTGGAACTGAGTATGTACTGCTTGTCCAGGATTATTTGCATATGGGAATTGGGACTGTTGTAACGGGTAAAAAGATTGACTTTGTTGTGAAGGAGGTAACTGAGGTTGCACTTGCTGTGGTTGTATTTGCTGTTGAACTGGTTGTAAAGGTTGTTGTTCGATTGCTTGAGAATACTGATTTTGTCCATTCGCCGCATATAAAATTTGGCCAGGCTGTAAGGGATGTTGCTCGGTTTGATATGGTTGccatatctgtggaggttgttgGAATTGAAAGGGACCAGATTGGGGATACTCTGCTATAGCTGGTGCATTCGGGCATACTAAACGCTCTGTTTCGATATATTTGTATGGATCTTGAAGATCAGGTTCTTTGAGAGTCTGCTTGAAGCAACCATTTGGAATTTCTTGGTCTTTCTGCTTGTCATGATTAAACCAAGAAGACATTCCACCTAAGTAAGAAAATGAATGCCAAAatgataaaaatatatatttaattgaattttaaaagCAAGAATAAGAGATAATACATGACGAGCTTGGACCAAAAACTAGTACGAACATATTAATTAATGAGTAATCAGAACAACGAAACTGACTAGTACCCGTGGTTTGATAATCTCGTGGAGATCAATGTATGTCTGCCCAAGCTTAGAGTGGTTGTGTAACAGTGCAGTGTGGCATTTGTGGTGTGAAAGGAAATGCATCACTACATAGGTTAAGTTAAAACGGCTATCGCATAGGCATGCATTGGCCAGTGGTAAGAGGTGATTACACAAAAATACACCATTGCCTCTGATAAAGGCTACCAACCCCTTGATGTCTTACTCCATCACCTGGGGTAGATCATCTAGTAACAGAGCTCGCAGGCAGCGCTGTCTTGCCCCACTTAAGAAGTTGCACATAAGGTGATCCAGCGTCTTCTACGTCATCTTTACAACTGCTACAGAAACAACAATAGCGCACTCCGAGCTTTTCTGCTGGTGTACCAATAAGTACTAACTGAGGTACTCCCACAAGTGTGGAATTTTGTCCATGCTTAAAGTGTAAACGTAACGGGACCTCTTAAGATCCCATTTTTGTTAGCCATCTAACACACTAGGGTTTGTAGCCATCTATCGTTGGTTTGATgtactcttttagcattagcatTAATTGAGCTCTCCTTATAACCGGCGGTGTATATTGAGGTACTGTCGTCAACAGAAAAATACCAATCCGACTCCACCCAATAATTCCTGCAGGTAAGTTTACCACCGCGGACACCgtgctgtgatggtagcgtgctccgcctaccacaccgtatgccctgggttcacacccggggcaaagcaacatcaaaattttagaaataaggtttttcaattagaagaaaatttttctatgcggggtcgctcctcggcagtgtttggcaagcgctccgagtgtatttctgccatgaaaagctctcagtgaaaactcatctgccttgcaggtgctgttcggagtcggcataaaacatgtgggtgccgtccggccaatttgtagggaaaatcaagaggagcacgatgcaaattggaagagaagctcggtcttagatctcttcggaggttatcgcgccttacatttataattTTACCAGAAAGTTGGACTTATCAGCCAGATATAGGCGCATACCATTTAGCTCGTGTAGGTTTAACGGTGGTATTTTGTGTCGTCGAGTGTATGAGACTGCTCCACACAAGGTCTTTAGGGAATTTTCATCTGTGAGCAATGGCTAGGTCTGCACCATATACCAAAATCTTCCCTTCGTATATTTGCAAAACATTGTTAGTTGGCGTGACTTTTTGCGCATCGGTTCTCTTCAATTCAgagcaatttttatttaaagtcaATAATGTCAGTACCACGTTCGTCGGTACCACGTCACaacgaaaaaaaattgtggaaCGATCCAATTGTTCATAGTGCGTTTCTGTCAATGCCAGCTTTGCTCGGTATTCTTCCAGTATCCGCATAATATACTTTGTTCTATATACCGTCATTATAAATATTCAAGCTTTTcaattaaacgattttatttagcttgactctgtgcagcgagcgttgtttacgaattttgtaattgaaatttaagtaacttcccgaatatagacggacggacggacatggcttaatcaaattttttttaatgtttttgatacatctatctcgattcctttatacctgtacaaccaactgttatccaatcaaagtta is a genomic window of Eurosta solidaginis isolate ZX-2024a chromosome 4, ASM4086904v1, whole genome shotgun sequence containing:
- the LOC137248317 gene encoding putative uncharacterized protein DDB_G0271606 isoform X2 — encoded protein: MQLKYEVFARWFAILLILETCMPHFAEGGMSSWFNHDKQKDQEIPNGCFKQTLKEPDLQDPYKYIETERLVCPNAPAIAEYPQSGPFQFQQPPQIWQPYQTEQHPLQPGQILYAANGQNQYSQAIEQQPLQPVQQQIQPQQVQPQLPPSQQSQSFYPLQQSQFPYANNPGQAVHTQFQKPAEEPHLPQPAEDTETTTKRPKFFQSLVDKVMDFKNTKGEQLKEAASKIVSKYQTFQASKAEKHSEQANQSGPQPAENTETTTKRPKFFQSLVDKVMDFKNTKGEQLKETASTIVSKYQTFQASKAEKQSEQADKSMHPFQNDTSQDSSKKKGFFGKSSSAGIWKFNIISMLLIPFSLILLQ
- the LOC137248317 gene encoding putative uncharacterized protein DDB_G0271606 isoform X1, with protein sequence MDSLLEIVNFYTPYLYKGYYNFDWITVGCTGGMSSWFNHDKQKDQEIPNGCFKQTLKEPDLQDPYKYIETERLVCPNAPAIAEYPQSGPFQFQQPPQIWQPYQTEQHPLQPGQILYAANGQNQYSQAIEQQPLQPVQQQIQPQQVQPQLPPSQQSQSFYPLQQSQFPYANNPGQAVHTQFQKPAEEPHLPQPAEDTETTTKRPKFFQSLVDKVMDFKNTKGEQLKEAASKIVSKYQTFQASKAEKHSEQANQSGPQPAENTETTTKRPKFFQSLVDKVMDFKNTKGEQLKETASTIVSKYQTFQASKAEKQSEQADKSMHPFQNDTSQDSSKKKGFFGKSSSAGIWKFNIISMLLIPFSLILLQ